One stretch of Spirochaetota bacterium DNA includes these proteins:
- a CDS encoding ATP-binding domain-containing protein, whose protein sequence is MGDDWQSIYGFRGAAVEYILNMRRHFPDARIHRLTVNYRSRKEIVSLASGFIKHNNHRTRKRLISSRGKGGVVRFYRVLDFDGEADAVREIIAGHAPDRTLAVLYRNNWQGRFLKERLGGEGAAGVFFMTMHASKGLEFDRVVISGVCDSVLPDGDNDIEEERRLLFVACTRARDELHVIVHADDEGGASLFGRELGIAVANPRTARPRSCPKARACSLPIE, encoded by the coding sequence GTGGGCGACGACTGGCAGTCCATCTATGGCTTTCGTGGCGCAGCCGTTGAATACATCCTGAACATGAGGCGTCATTTCCCCGATGCCCGGATACACCGCCTCACGGTAAACTACCGATCACGGAAGGAGATCGTATCCCTCGCCAGCGGATTCATCAAACATAACAATCACCGCACCAGGAAGCGCCTTATATCGAGCCGCGGTAAGGGGGGGGTGGTCCGGTTTTACAGGGTCCTCGACTTTGACGGGGAAGCTGACGCCGTCAGGGAGATCATTGCGGGCCATGCCCCGGACCGGACCCTGGCGGTCCTCTACCGCAACAACTGGCAGGGGAGGTTCTTGAAAGAGCGCCTCGGCGGGGAAGGGGCCGCCGGCGTTTTTTTCATGACCATGCACGCGTCCAAGGGACTTGAGTTCGACAGGGTCGTCATCTCAGGGGTGTGCGATTCGGTGCTGCCGGACGGGGACAACGACATCGAGGAGGAGCGGAGGCTCCTCTTCGTCGCCTGCACCAGGGCCCGGGACGAGCTCCATGTCATCGTTCACGCCGACGACGAGGGAGGAGCGAGCCTCTTCGGCAGGGAGCTGGGAATCGCCGTCGCTAATCCTCGTACTGCCCGTCCCAGAAGTTGTCCGAAAGCGAGAGCCTGTTCCCTTCCCATTGAATGA
- a CDS encoding Crp/Fnr family transcriptional regulator produces the protein MAQIESLLKESELFSGMSDASAKKIASMGRIMKVPQNTMIFLEGEKGSSFFIMVEGSVRLFKSAPDGREVTVKLPSPGEIFAEVILFEKDRYPVSATALSESVLFSMDRSAFETLLGNAEFRDDFISVLMKKQRYLAGRILYLAAYDVEERFFRFLADHYGKKQVYEITLSKKDFASAIGTIPETFSRLLQRLAGRRIIQWEGNRLSLSDNFWDGQYED, from the coding sequence ATGGCACAAATCGAATCGCTTCTAAAAGAATCTGAGCTCTTCAGCGGCATGAGCGACGCCTCGGCGAAAAAGATCGCCTCCATGGGGAGGATCATGAAAGTGCCGCAGAACACGATGATATTCCTGGAAGGCGAGAAGGGTTCGTCCTTTTTCATCATGGTCGAGGGAAGCGTGCGTCTCTTCAAAAGCGCGCCGGACGGCAGGGAGGTCACCGTCAAACTCCCGTCGCCGGGAGAGATCTTCGCCGAGGTGATACTGTTCGAGAAAGACCGCTATCCCGTCAGCGCCACGGCCCTCTCCGAATCGGTGCTCTTCTCGATGGACCGGTCAGCTTTTGAAACTCTCCTCGGCAACGCCGAGTTCCGCGATGATTTCATATCCGTGCTCATGAAGAAGCAGCGGTACCTCGCCGGCAGGATACTATACCTTGCCGCGTACGACGTCGAAGAGCGCTTCTTCCGCTTCCTGGCGGACCATTACGGCAAGAAGCAGGTCTATGAAATAACCCTGTCCAAAAAAGACTTCGCCTCCGCCATCGGCACCATACCGGAGACCTTCTCGCGGCTCCTCCAGCGACTCGCCGGCCGGCGCATCATTCAATGGGAAGGGAACAGGCTCTCGCTTTCGGACAACTTCTGGGACGGGCAGTACGAGGATTAG
- a CDS encoding DUF1349 domain-containing protein — MAYELMNTAAKLDVSGDDIVIEASAGSDFFIDGGTGVAKTNAPFYHREVQGDFVLRCRVQPLFLETYDAGCICAYESPDRWIKLAFERTDLGYESVVTVVTDSTSDDCNGERIEGESLWLQIVRKDNMWCLHHSSNGRDWKMSRYFFMEMEKQIRIGLVAQSPVGKGCVVHFWNPAVEKEIYGDIRSAR, encoded by the coding sequence ATGGCTTATGAATTAATGAATACCGCGGCGAAGCTTGATGTCAGCGGAGATGATATTGTTATCGAGGCGTCCGCCGGCAGCGATTTTTTCATTGATGGCGGTACCGGCGTCGCAAAGACAAACGCCCCGTTCTATCACCGGGAGGTCCAGGGCGATTTCGTGCTGCGGTGCCGGGTGCAGCCGTTATTTCTTGAGACCTATGACGCGGGGTGTATCTGCGCCTATGAATCGCCTGACCGATGGATAAAGCTGGCCTTTGAGAGAACCGACCTGGGCTATGAATCCGTTGTGACCGTGGTAACGGATTCGACATCGGACGATTGCAACGGCGAAAGGATCGAGGGAGAGAGCCTCTGGCTGCAGATAGTCCGAAAGGATAACATGTGGTGCCTTCACCACTCGTCGAACGGCCGTGACTGGAAGATGTCTCGGTATTTTTTCATGGAAATGGAAAAACAGATAAGGATAGGATTGGTCGCTCAATCACCGGTGGGCAAGGGATGCGTGGTGCATTTCTGGAACCCCGCCGTTGAGAAAGAGATATATGGCGATATTCGATCGGCCCGTTAA
- a CDS encoding Rid family detoxifying hydrolase: MDRTIVKTDKAPAAVAAYSQAVKANGFIFVSGQLGLDPGSGTLSGGGAAAQAEAALRNIRAILEAAGSDMAKVVKCTVLLADIADYPEVNRVYATFFTKDPPARAAYAVGNLPLGARVEIEAIALA, from the coding sequence ATGGATAGAACTATTGTTAAGACCGATAAGGCGCCAGCGGCGGTCGCGGCGTATTCGCAGGCCGTCAAGGCCAACGGGTTTATCTTTGTTTCCGGGCAGCTTGGCCTGGATCCCGGGTCCGGCACGCTGAGCGGCGGCGGCGCGGCGGCCCAGGCTGAGGCGGCGCTGCGAAACATCCGGGCTATCCTTGAGGCCGCGGGCAGCGACATGGCCAAGGTCGTGAAATGCACGGTACTCCTGGCCGATATCGCCGACTATCCCGAGGTTAACAGGGTCTATGCGACGTTTTTCACGAAGGATCCACCGGCAAGGGCCGCCTATGCCGTGGGAAATCTTCCCCTCGGCGCCCGTGTCGAGATCGAAGCGATAGCGCTTGCCTAG
- a CDS encoding PhzF family phenazine biosynthesis protein, with the protein MNGIRFFMTDVFGGEKYSGNQLATFLDGGRLTEREMQRIAREFNFSETTFVLSDKKESGGYAVRIFTPGKEIDFAGHPTLGTAYIIRRHLIRDHADAVVLNLRIGRIPVSFSGSDGSGPLWMDQAEPRFGKVFDAASTAEMLRLPADAIDGRFPVQEVSTGLPHMIVPLRNLEALQEASPDKERYFAIIRDVPAKCVLIFCPEGRDGSHGVSVRMFADYLGIAEDPATGSGNGCLAAYLSHHRFFGSDRVDLRAGQGHEIGRPSLLMLKAHETDSGGTAVSVGGNVIPISEGTWYL; encoded by the coding sequence ATGAATGGGATACGGTTTTTCATGACCGATGTGTTCGGCGGCGAAAAATACTCCGGCAACCAGCTCGCGACCTTTCTTGACGGCGGGCGGCTGACGGAGCGGGAAATGCAGCGGATCGCGCGGGAGTTCAATTTTTCGGAAACCACCTTTGTCCTGTCGGATAAGAAAGAAAGCGGGGGATATGCCGTCAGGATATTCACTCCGGGAAAAGAGATCGATTTCGCCGGTCATCCGACCCTCGGCACGGCCTACATTATCCGGCGACATCTGATCAGGGATCATGCGGATGCGGTTGTCCTCAATCTCAGGATCGGCCGGATACCGGTATCGTTTTCCGGAAGCGATGGTTCGGGACCCCTCTGGATGGATCAGGCGGAGCCCCGTTTCGGCAAGGTCTTCGATGCAGCGTCGACAGCAGAAATGCTGCGCCTTCCGGCGGATGCCATCGATGGACGCTTTCCGGTCCAGGAAGTTTCCACGGGCCTGCCCCACATGATAGTCCCCTTGCGTAATCTGGAAGCGTTGCAAGAGGCGTCGCCGGACAAAGAGCGATATTTCGCGATTATCAGGGACGTTCCGGCAAAATGCGTGTTGATATTCTGCCCCGAGGGACGTGACGGGAGCCATGGCGTGAGCGTGCGCATGTTTGCCGATTACCTGGGAATTGCCGAGGATCCCGCCACGGGGAGCGGCAACGGCTGCCTGGCCGCGTACCTGTCCCATCATCGGTTTTTCGGATCGGACCGGGTTGATCTCAGGGCCGGGCAGGGCCATGAGATCGGCAGGCCGTCGCTTCTCATGCTGAAGGCCCATGAAACCGATTCCGGCGGGACGGCGGTATCGGTCGGTGGCAATGTGATCCCCATATCTGAAGGCACCTGGTACCTATGA